In uncultured Cohaesibacter sp., a genomic segment contains:
- a CDS encoding quinone-dependent dihydroorotate dehydrogenase — protein MSNPFIDKLARKALFTLNPELAHRMGILALKTGLVRGPQLPDDPALRIKLWDLEFPNPLGMAAGFDKNAEVPDATLALGFGATEIGTVTPLPQPGNPRPRLFRLIDDDAVINRMGFNNEGHAAAQARLAARKGKSGIVGVNVGANKDSKDRVQDYVKGIAAFADLASFFTVNISSPNTPGLRDLQARDALDNLLARVLEERNTQTKWVGRSVPVLLKIAPDVDEFGLDDICAVAVARGIDGMVVSNTTLDRPSHLQCQKQLSEAGGLSGKPLFDKSTIALAKTRKRVGAKMPLVGVGGVTDALSAIEKIRAGANLVQFYSGMVYGGVSMVSRMVLEMSAILEERGISHLNDIRGESCDDWAKHPLA, from the coding sequence ATGTCCAACCCCTTTATCGACAAGCTGGCGCGCAAGGCCCTCTTTACCCTGAACCCGGAACTGGCTCACAGGATGGGCATTCTGGCCCTCAAGACCGGGCTGGTGCGCGGACCTCAGCTGCCTGATGATCCGGCCCTCAGGATCAAGCTCTGGGATCTCGAATTTCCCAATCCACTCGGCATGGCGGCAGGCTTTGACAAGAATGCCGAAGTGCCCGATGCCACGCTGGCGCTCGGCTTTGGCGCAACCGAAATCGGAACCGTCACTCCGCTGCCGCAGCCGGGCAACCCAAGGCCGCGCCTGTTTCGTCTGATTGACGATGATGCCGTGATCAATCGCATGGGCTTCAACAATGAAGGCCATGCCGCCGCTCAGGCGCGTCTTGCCGCCCGCAAGGGAAAAAGCGGCATTGTCGGCGTCAATGTCGGGGCAAACAAGGACAGCAAGGATCGGGTTCAGGATTATGTCAAGGGCATCGCGGCCTTTGCCGATCTGGCTTCTTTCTTCACCGTGAATATTTCCTCTCCCAACACCCCCGGCCTGCGTGATTTGCAGGCGCGTGATGCGCTCGATAATCTGCTGGCGCGGGTGCTCGAAGAGAGAAACACCCAGACCAAATGGGTTGGCCGTTCGGTGCCGGTGCTGCTCAAGATCGCACCCGACGTGGACGAATTCGGCCTTGATGACATTTGTGCGGTGGCGGTGGCCCGCGGCATTGACGGCATGGTTGTCTCCAACACCACGCTGGATCGTCCCAGCCATCTCCAATGCCAGAAGCAATTGTCCGAGGCGGGCGGGCTTTCGGGCAAGCCGCTGTTTGACAAATCGACCATCGCACTTGCCAAAACCCGCAAGCGTGTCGGAGCCAAGATGCCACTGGTCGGCGTTGGTGGCGTAACCGACGCACTCTCGGCCATAGAGAAAATCCGCGCGGGGGCGAATCTGGTGCAATTCTATTCCGGCATGGTCTATGGCGGTGTGTCCATGGTCAGCCGGATGGTCCTTGAAATGTCCGCAATCCT